In Gossypium arboreum isolate Shixiya-1 chromosome 5, ASM2569848v2, whole genome shotgun sequence, a single genomic region encodes these proteins:
- the LOC108450272 gene encoding RNA pseudouridine synthase 6, chloroplastic — protein MKMGSASAGLVSIFSNGYRSLGAPVSSWRTLASSSLYKHYKRNSKGAVLSCLSSSKIELACLSSEVDVAQTTTSSVNGYHKYDRLLPCPSENGPPRVEHLVVSEGGPVLEYICKSLDLPPLFVADLIHFGAVYYALVCPQPPPSATPEQIRIFKEVTAPSVLSKRTSIKGKTVREAQKTFRITHFEQFVEAGTYLRVHVHPKRFPRCYEIDWKSRIIAVADSYVVLDKPAGTSVGGTSDNIEESCATFASRALGFSTPLKTTHQIDNCTEGCVVLARTKEYCSIFHGKIREKKVKKLYLALTAAPVPIGIITHYMRPINVAPRLISEDFIKGWYLCKLEVMECKEVPWPDPVIQQKYCIEDFEWPSKDRAYECKINLLTGRTHQVRAQLAACGAPIVGDSMYMPAAIAEMANPGLNPFGKYKKYTTESDKEMAVTKWFARFGKEPKVAIGLQACQISWDDGEHFYEARSPWWRSGMA, from the exons ATGAAGATGGGTTCAGCCTCAGCTGGTTTAGTTTCAATCTTCAGCAATGGCTACCGGAGTCTCGGTGCTCCAGTCTCCTCCTGGCGAACGTTAGCGTCTTCTTCTTTATATAAGCATTACAAGAGGAATAGCAAGGGTGCAGTTTTGTCTTGTTTGAGTTCAAGCAAGATAGAGCTTGCTTGTTTATCTTCCGAAGTGGACGTTGCCCAAACAACGACTTCTTCTGTTAATGG CTATCACAAATATGACCGGTTGCTTCCATGTCCTTCAGAAAATGGCCCACCAAGAGTTGAACACTTAGTTGTTTCAGAAGGAGGGCCTGTTCTGGAGTACATCTGTAAATCACTAGATCTTCCTCCTCT GTTTGTTGCAGATCTCATCCATTTTGGAGCAGTATATTATGCCCTTGTATGTCCACAGCCCCCTCCAAGTGCCACCCCGGAGCAAATTAGGATATTTAAAGAAGTAACAGCACCATCAGTTTTAAGTAAAAGAACATCCATTAAGGGGAAAACCGTACGGGAGGCACAGAAAACTTTCCGTATAACTCACTTTGAGCAGTTTGTTGAAGCTGGAACATACTTACGTGTGCATGTACACCCGAAACGTTTTCCAAG GTGTTATGAAATTGACTGGAAATCAAGAATCATAGCTGTGGCTGACTCCTATGTGGTTTTGGACAAACCTGCTGGTACATCT GTTGGAGGAACTTCAGACAATATAGAAGAAAGTTGTGCAACATTTGCTAGTCGTGCCTTGGGATTTTCCACCCCATTGAAAACTACTCATCAGATAGATAATTGCACGGAAGGCTG TGTTGTATTAGCTAGGACTAAGGAGTATTGCTCAATTTTTCATGGAAAAATCAGA GAGAAAAAGGTAAAGAAACTATATCTTGCTCTCACAGCTGCACCTGTACCAATTGGAATAATAACACACTATATGCGTCCAATCAATGTTGCTCCTAGACTCATCTCAGAGG ATTTTATTAAAGGATGGTACTTGTGTAAACTTGAGGTTATGGAATGCAAGGAGGTTCCCTGGCCAGATCCTGTCATTCAACAAAAGTACTGTATTGAGGACTTTGAGTGGCCCTCGAAAGATCGTGCTTATGAGTGTAAAATAAACCTTTTGACTGGTCGGACTCATCAG GTTCGTGCACAACTGGCTGCCTGTGGGGCACCAATAGTGGGCGACTCGATGTACATGCCAGCTGCTATTGCAGAGATGGCAAACCCTGGGCTTAACCCATTTGGTAAATACAAAAAGTACACTACTGAGAGTGATAAAGAAATGGCTGTCACAAAGTGGTTTGCCCGGTTTGGGAAAGAGCCAAAGGTTGCCATTGGTCTGCAAGCTTGTCAAATTTCATGGGATGATGGTGAGCACTTTTATGAAGCCAGATCTCCCTGGTGGAGATCTGGAATGGCTTAA